In one Pseudodesulfovibrio tunisiensis genomic region, the following are encoded:
- the rpsL gene encoding 30S ribosomal protein S12, with the protein MPTINQLIRKRRKAVLKRKKTPALHECPQRRGVCTRVYTTTPKKPNSALRKVARVRLTNGIEVTSYIPGEGHNLQEHSVVLIRGGRVKDLPGVRYHIIRGTLDTAGVDDRRQARSKYGAKRPK; encoded by the coding sequence ATGCCTACCATCAACCAGCTGATCCGGAAACGGAGGAAGGCTGTCCTGAAGCGGAAGAAGACTCCGGCTTTGCATGAGTGCCCGCAGCGTCGCGGCGTGTGCACCAGAGTGTACACCACCACTCCGAAAAAGCCGAACTCCGCGCTCCGCAAGGTCGCTCGTGTTCGTCTGACCAATGGGATTGAGGTAACTTCCTACATTCCCGGTGAAGGTCACAACCTGCAGGAACACTCCGTCGTTCTGATTCGCGGCGGCCGTGTCAAGGACTTGCCCGGTGTGCGTTATCACATCATCCGTGGCACCCTGGATACCGCCGGTGTCGACGATCGTCGTCAGGCTCGTTCCAAGTACGGCGCCAAGCGTCCCAAATAG
- the fusA gene encoding elongation factor G, producing the protein MPRMVPRERQRNIGIMAHIDAGKTTTTERILFYTGVSHKIGEVHDGEATMDWMVQEQERGITITSAATTCFWRDFRVNIIDTPGHVDFTMEVERALRVLDGAVAVFDSVAGVEPQSETVWRQADRYSVPRIAFVNKMDRVGANFFRCVDMMRTRLGAKPVPLQLPIGAEDEFQGMVDLIEGKAYYFDSQDAGTNLRVEEVPADLMDKYEEMRAEMIEAVAEEDETLLEKYLGGEELTADELRAGVRKATNNLTLCPVMCGTAFRNKGIQPLLDAVVDYLPSPLDIEVMKGMNPDNGEEVPCPCDDDMPLAALAFKLATDPFVGHLTFLRIYSGKIESGATVMNGATGKKERIGRLLKMHANKREEIKEAFAGDIVAAVGLKNVSTGDTMAELKNPVVLESLDIPEPVIEVAIEPKTKADRDTLTNALTKLAKEDPSFRVKSDDETGQTLIAGMGELHLEIIVDRLLREFNVNANVGAPRVAYRETITQATKVDVKHAKQSGGRGQYGHVVLEVEPNPEKGYEFDDEIKGGVIPKEYIPSVDKGIQDAMKNGVMAGYPIVDLKVKLVFGSYHEVDSSEQAFYIAGSMAVKEACRQAKAVLLEPIMSVEVVTPEDYLGDVMGDLNGRRGRVGEMEARVGVQAIRAFVPLSEMFGYATDLRSKTQGRATFTMQFDHYEQVPASLAEEIVKKK; encoded by the coding sequence GTGCCAAGAATGGTTCCTAGAGAGAGACAGCGCAATATTGGTATCATGGCCCACATTGATGCGGGCAAGACTACCACTACCGAGCGTATCCTCTTTTACACGGGCGTGTCCCACAAGATTGGTGAAGTTCATGACGGCGAAGCCACCATGGACTGGATGGTTCAGGAGCAGGAACGCGGTATCACCATTACCTCTGCGGCAACCACGTGCTTCTGGCGCGATTTTCGTGTCAACATCATCGATACGCCCGGCCACGTCGACTTCACCATGGAAGTCGAGCGTGCCCTGCGCGTGCTCGACGGTGCCGTAGCCGTTTTCGACTCTGTCGCCGGCGTTGAGCCCCAGTCCGAGACCGTGTGGCGGCAGGCCGACAGGTATAGCGTGCCTCGCATTGCGTTCGTCAACAAGATGGACCGCGTGGGCGCCAACTTCTTCCGTTGCGTGGACATGATGAGGACCCGGCTGGGCGCCAAGCCCGTGCCCCTTCAGCTGCCCATCGGCGCGGAAGACGAATTCCAGGGTATGGTCGACCTCATCGAGGGCAAGGCCTATTATTTCGATTCGCAGGACGCTGGCACCAACCTTCGGGTTGAAGAAGTGCCGGCCGACCTCATGGACAAGTATGAGGAAATGCGCGCCGAAATGATCGAAGCCGTTGCCGAGGAAGACGAAACGCTTTTGGAAAAGTACCTGGGCGGCGAAGAGCTGACCGCTGACGAGCTTCGGGCCGGTGTCCGCAAGGCCACCAACAACCTGACCCTCTGCCCGGTCATGTGCGGCACTGCGTTCCGCAACAAGGGCATTCAGCCTCTGCTCGACGCTGTCGTGGACTACCTGCCTTCCCCCCTCGACATCGAGGTGATGAAGGGCATGAATCCCGACAACGGCGAAGAGGTTCCCTGCCCCTGCGACGACGACATGCCCCTGGCTGCTCTCGCGTTCAAGCTTGCCACCGATCCCTTTGTGGGTCACCTGACCTTCCTTCGCATCTACTCCGGCAAGATCGAAAGTGGTGCCACCGTGATGAACGGTGCCACCGGGAAAAAGGAACGCATCGGCCGTCTGTTGAAAATGCACGCCAACAAGCGTGAAGAAATAAAAGAGGCTTTTGCCGGCGACATCGTTGCCGCCGTCGGCCTCAAGAACGTGTCCACCGGTGATACCATGGCCGAACTCAAGAACCCGGTGGTTCTCGAGTCCCTGGATATTCCGGAGCCGGTCATTGAAGTGGCCATCGAGCCCAAGACCAAGGCTGACCGCGACACGCTGACCAACGCGCTGACCAAGCTGGCCAAGGAGGATCCCTCCTTCCGTGTCAAGTCCGACGACGAGACCGGCCAGACCCTGATCGCGGGTATGGGAGAGTTGCATCTCGAAATCATCGTTGACCGCCTTCTGCGCGAGTTCAACGTGAACGCCAACGTGGGCGCTCCCCGCGTTGCGTACCGGGAAACCATCACCCAGGCGACCAAGGTTGACGTCAAGCACGCCAAGCAGTCCGGTGGCCGTGGCCAGTACGGCCACGTGGTTCTGGAAGTCGAACCCAACCCGGAAAAGGGTTACGAGTTCGACGACGAGATCAAGGGCGGAGTTATTCCCAAGGAATACATTCCCTCCGTTGACAAGGGCATCCAGGACGCCATGAAGAACGGCGTCATGGCCGGATACCCGATCGTGGACCTCAAAGTGAAGCTGGTCTTCGGCTCCTATCACGAAGTCGACTCCAGCGAGCAGGCCTTCTACATCGCCGGTTCCATGGCGGTCAAGGAAGCCTGCCGTCAGGCAAAAGCGGTTCTGCTCGAGCCGATCATGTCTGTTGAAGTTGTTACCCCCGAGGATTATCTCGGCGACGTCATGGGCGACCTGAACGGCCGTCGTGGCCGGGTTGGCGAAATGGAAGCCCGCGTGGGCGTCCAGGCCATCCGCGCCTTTGTGCCGCTGTCCGAGATGTTCGGTTATGCCACGGATCTTCGTTCCAAGACCCAGGGCAGGGCAACCTTCACCATGCAGTTCGACCATTACGAACAGGTTCCCGCCAGCTTGGCTGAAGAGATTGTGAAAAAGAAGTAG
- the rpoC gene encoding DNA-directed RNA polymerase subunit beta' encodes MTLDDLFTLRGAPNAAVQGRGLKAIQISIASPEKIREWSYGEVKKPETINYRTFKPERDGLFCAKIFGPVKDYECNCGKYKRMKHRGIVCEKCGVEVIASKVRRERMGHIELAAPVAHIWFLKTLPSKIGTLLDITMADLEKVLYFDSYIVLDPGDTPLKRLQIVSEDQYLQVIDHFGESAVEVGMGAETIRKLLEALDLDTLRVELREESQSTRSQTKKKKLTKRLKIVEAFLESGNKPEWMIMEVVPVIPPELRPLVPLDGGRFATSDLNDLYRRVINRNNRLKRLLELGAPEIIIRNEKRMLQESVDALFDNGRRGRAITGTNGRPLKSLSDMIKGKQGRFRQNLLGKRVDYSGRSVITVGPKLKLHQCGLPKKMALELFKPFIYSELEKRGLATTIKSAKKMVEREELVVWDILENVVQEYPIMLNRAPTLHRLGIQAFEPLLIEGKALQLHPLVCSAYNADFDGDQMAVHVPLSVEAQIECRVLMMSSNNILSPSNGSPIINPSQDMVLGLYYLTTPRSFEAGEGMIFSDPDEVVAAIDAGVAGLHARCKVRMNGDMVETTCGRVIVSQLLPEGVPFELVNCVLNKKNISKLVSGTYRSAGTKATVILCDRIKNLGYEYATRAGVTIAVKDLKLPDSKPKMLETAYAEVENIEQQFEDGIITRTEKYNKVVDVWTKTTNDISNQMMQEISVDVLTDPRTGKTEVNSSFNSIYMMATSGARGNQDQMRQLAGMRGLMAKPSGEIIETPITASFREGLSVLQYFISTHGARKGLADTALKTANSGYLTRRLVDVVQDVTVGDIDCGTVDGLEIGHYIKGGEIKQRLAERVLGRVTMFDVHDEDTGELLVPANTLIDEAGAAKIDKAGINTLTIRSALTCKSPHGICATCYGRDLARGHLVNVGETVGIIAAQSIGEPGTQLTMRTFHIGGTASKEIEQSSIEAQHNGCTVFSRMRTVVNKEGNTMVLGKSCQVGIVDEQGREREKYVLPSGARLLVDENVDIKKGTVLAEWEPFIEPFIVDVSGTVVFHDIIEGQTVQEDRSSKASYTIMEYRTTNYKPAISIVDENGNPVMRPGTSIPATFPMPVGAILMVKEGTVVTAGDVLARKPRESSKTKDIVGGLPRVAELFEVRKPKDLGVVSEIDGIVSYGPDTKGKRKVIVTPEVGETREYLIPKGRHITVQEADFVEAGDLLTEGNPELQQMLKIKGEKFLARYLVEEIQDVYRFQGVNINDKHIEVIVRQMLKKITIVDPGETTFLIGEQVDKLRFMDENRKAIAEGLTPAVAEPLVLGITQASLSTDSFISAASFQETTKVLTEASMRGKIDGLHGLKENVIVGRLVPAGTGFRKYEESDIVVPEQEERADKFLEELEDSPLLVQE; translated from the coding sequence ATGACGTTGGACGATCTGTTCACCCTGCGTGGAGCCCCGAATGCCGCCGTTCAGGGGCGCGGCCTCAAGGCCATCCAGATATCCATCGCTTCGCCCGAGAAGATCCGCGAGTGGTCTTACGGCGAGGTGAAGAAACCGGAAACCATCAACTACCGCACGTTCAAGCCTGAACGTGACGGCCTTTTCTGCGCCAAGATCTTCGGCCCGGTCAAGGACTACGAGTGCAATTGCGGCAAGTACAAGCGCATGAAGCATCGCGGCATCGTCTGCGAAAAGTGCGGTGTCGAGGTCATTGCCTCCAAGGTTCGCCGCGAGCGCATGGGACACATCGAGCTGGCCGCGCCGGTTGCGCATATCTGGTTTCTGAAGACGCTGCCGTCCAAGATCGGCACCTTGCTTGATATCACCATGGCCGACCTGGAAAAGGTCCTGTACTTCGATTCCTACATCGTGCTTGATCCGGGCGATACTCCGCTCAAGCGCTTGCAGATCGTTTCCGAGGACCAGTACCTTCAGGTCATCGACCATTTCGGCGAAAGCGCCGTGGAAGTGGGCATGGGCGCGGAGACCATCCGCAAGCTGCTGGAAGCGCTTGATCTGGACACCCTTCGCGTGGAACTGCGCGAGGAATCCCAGAGCACCCGTTCCCAGACCAAGAAGAAAAAGCTTACCAAGCGACTCAAGATCGTCGAGGCTTTTCTGGAGTCCGGCAACAAGCCCGAGTGGATGATCATGGAAGTTGTTCCGGTCATTCCGCCCGAACTGCGTCCGCTCGTCCCTCTGGACGGCGGCCGTTTTGCCACTTCCGACCTCAACGACCTGTACCGCCGCGTCATCAATCGCAACAACCGCCTGAAGCGGCTGCTGGAACTCGGCGCTCCCGAGATCATCATCCGCAACGAAAAGCGCATGTTGCAGGAATCGGTTGACGCCCTGTTCGACAACGGCCGCCGTGGCCGGGCCATTACCGGCACCAACGGTCGTCCGCTCAAGTCCTTGTCCGACATGATCAAGGGCAAGCAGGGCCGCTTCCGTCAGAACCTGCTGGGCAAGCGCGTGGACTACTCCGGCCGTTCGGTCATCACAGTTGGTCCCAAGCTCAAGCTGCACCAGTGCGGTCTGCCCAAGAAGATGGCTCTGGAGCTGTTCAAGCCGTTCATCTATTCCGAACTGGAAAAGCGCGGTCTGGCCACCACCATCAAGTCCGCCAAGAAAATGGTGGAACGTGAGGAACTGGTGGTGTGGGACATTCTGGAAAACGTTGTCCAGGAATATCCCATCATGCTCAACCGCGCTCCCACGCTGCACCGTCTCGGCATTCAGGCCTTCGAGCCGTTGCTGATCGAGGGCAAGGCTCTTCAGCTGCATCCTCTGGTCTGCTCCGCATACAACGCGGACTTTGACGGTGACCAGATGGCCGTGCACGTGCCCCTTTCCGTGGAGGCGCAGATCGAGTGCCGCGTGCTCATGATGAGCTCCAACAACATTCTGAGCCCGTCCAACGGCTCGCCCATCATCAACCCGTCGCAGGACATGGTGCTTGGTCTGTACTACCTGACCACGCCGCGTTCCTTCGAGGCGGGCGAGGGCATGATCTTCTCCGATCCGGACGAGGTCGTGGCCGCCATTGATGCCGGTGTTGCCGGTCTTCATGCGCGCTGCAAGGTCCGCATGAATGGTGATATGGTGGAGACCACCTGCGGTCGCGTCATCGTGAGCCAGCTTCTGCCCGAGGGCGTGCCCTTTGAACTGGTCAACTGCGTTCTGAACAAGAAGAACATCTCCAAGCTGGTCAGCGGCACATACCGTTCGGCCGGTACCAAGGCCACCGTCATTCTGTGCGACAGGATCAAGAACCTTGGTTACGAATATGCCACCCGTGCGGGCGTGACCATTGCGGTCAAGGACCTGAAGCTTCCCGACAGCAAGCCCAAGATGCTCGAAACCGCGTATGCGGAAGTCGAGAACATCGAGCAGCAGTTCGAGGACGGCATCATTACCCGCACCGAGAAATACAACAAGGTCGTTGACGTCTGGACCAAGACCACCAACGATATCTCCAATCAGATGATGCAGGAGATTTCCGTTGACGTGCTGACCGATCCCAGGACCGGTAAGACCGAGGTCAACTCCAGCTTCAACTCCATCTACATGATGGCCACCTCGGGCGCTCGAGGCAACCAGGATCAGATGCGTCAGCTCGCGGGCATGCGCGGCCTCATGGCCAAGCCTTCCGGCGAGATCATCGAGACGCCGATCACCGCGAGCTTCCGTGAAGGTCTGTCCGTGCTCCAGTACTTCATCTCCACGCACGGCGCTCGTAAGGGTCTCGCCGATACCGCGTTGAAGACCGCAAACTCCGGTTATCTGACTCGTCGTCTCGTGGACGTAGTCCAGGACGTGACCGTGGGCGATATCGATTGCGGCACTGTGGACGGTCTGGAGATCGGCCATTACATCAAGGGCGGCGAAATCAAGCAGCGTCTTGCCGAGCGTGTTCTCGGCCGCGTGACCATGTTTGACGTCCACGATGAGGACACTGGCGAACTGCTGGTTCCGGCCAATACCCTGATCGACGAGGCCGGCGCGGCCAAGATCGACAAGGCTGGCATCAACACGCTTACCATCCGTTCCGCATTGACCTGCAAAAGCCCGCACGGCATTTGCGCGACCTGTTACGGTCGCGACCTTGCCCGCGGTCATCTGGTCAACGTGGGCGAAACCGTCGGCATCATCGCTGCCCAGTCCATTGGCGAGCCCGGCACCCAGCTGACCATGCGTACCTTCCACATCGGCGGTACTGCATCCAAGGAAATCGAGCAGTCGTCCATCGAAGCCCAGCACAATGGTTGCACTGTGTTCTCGCGCATGCGTACCGTCGTGAACAAGGAAGGCAACACCATGGTGCTCGGCAAGAGCTGCCAGGTGGGAATCGTGGACGAACAGGGGCGCGAGCGTGAAAAGTACGTTCTGCCTTCCGGTGCCCGACTGCTGGTTGACGAAAACGTGGACATCAAGAAGGGAACCGTTCTTGCCGAATGGGAACCGTTCATCGAGCCCTTCATCGTTGACGTCAGTGGTACTGTCGTCTTCCATGACATCATTGAAGGCCAGACCGTGCAGGAGGATCGTTCTTCGAAGGCGTCCTACACGATCATGGAATACCGCACCACCAACTACAAGCCCGCCATCTCCATCGTGGACGAGAACGGCAACCCGGTCATGCGTCCGGGTACCAGCATCCCGGCCACCTTCCCCATGCCGGTGGGCGCGATTCTCATGGTCAAGGAAGGCACCGTGGTTACCGCAGGCGACGTTCTCGCCCGTAAGCCGCGTGAATCCTCCAAGACCAAGGATATCGTCGGTGGTCTGCCGCGAGTCGCCGAGCTCTTCGAAGTGCGCAAGCCCAAGGATCTCGGCGTTGTTTCCGAGATTGACGGCATCGTTTCCTACGGTCCGGACACCAAGGGCAAGCGGAAGGTCATCGTGACTCCGGAAGTGGGCGAAACCAGGGAATACCTCATTCCCAAGGGCCGCCACATCACGGTGCAGGAAGCCGACTTCGTGGAAGCGGGCGACCTGCTCACCGAAGGCAACCCCGAGTTGCAGCAGATGCTCAAGATCAAGGGCGAGAAGTTCCTTGCCCGCTATCTGGTCGAAGAAATTCAGGACGTGTACCGGTTCCAGGGCGTCAACATCAATGACAAGCACATCGAAGTCATTGTTCGTCAGATGCTCAAGAAGATCACCATCGTGGACCCGGGCGAAACCACGTTTCTCATCGGCGAGCAGGTGGACAAGCTGCGGTTCATGGATGAAAACCGCAAGGCCATTGCCGAGGGCTTGACCCCGGCTGTTGCCGAACCGCTGGTTCTGGGCATCACTCAGGCATCCCTGTCCACGGACTCCTTCATCTCCGCGGCGAGCTTTCAGGAAACCACCAAGGTTCTGACTGAAGCCTCCATGCGCGGCAAGATCGACGGGCTGCACGGCCTCAAGGAGAACGTCATCGTGGGGCGTCTGGTACCTGCCGGTACCGGTTTCCGCAAGTACGAGGAATCCGATATCGTGGTGCCTGAGCAAGAGGAGCGCGCCGACAAGTTTCTTGAGGAACTTGAGGACAGCCCTCTGCTGGTGCAGGAATAA
- the rplC gene encoding 50S ribosomal protein L3: MAKTLGLLGKKLGMTRIFQDDGTVCPVTVIEAGPCPVTQIKTVEKEGYNALQVGYDEIAERKVNKPMKGHFAKIGKGCFRHLKEFPLDAVEEFELGQELTVDMFATGDSIKVTGTSKGKGFQGVMKRWNFSGQRASHGAEKVHRVPGSVGNATFPGRVWKGKKMPGQMGNERVTYNNVEIVDVRPEDNVIIVKGQVPGPKNGLVMIRKNS; this comes from the coding sequence ATGGCTAAAACGCTTGGACTTCTCGGAAAGAAGCTGGGTATGACCCGGATATTCCAGGACGACGGCACTGTGTGCCCCGTGACTGTTATTGAAGCCGGTCCGTGCCCTGTTACTCAGATCAAGACTGTTGAAAAGGAAGGCTACAACGCCCTCCAGGTCGGCTACGACGAAATTGCTGAACGCAAAGTCAACAAGCCCATGAAGGGCCACTTTGCCAAGATCGGCAAGGGCTGCTTCCGCCACCTCAAGGAATTTCCCCTTGATGCAGTGGAAGAGTTCGAGTTGGGCCAGGAGCTCACCGTCGACATGTTCGCCACCGGCGACTCCATCAAGGTGACTGGCACGAGCAAGGGTAAAGGTTTCCAGGGCGTCATGAAGCGCTGGAACTTTTCCGGTCAGCGTGCCTCCCACGGTGCTGAAAAGGTTCACCGTGTTCCCGGTTCCGTCGGTAATGCCACCTTCCCGGGCCGCGTCTGGAAGGGCAAGAAGATGCCCGGCCAGATGGGCAATGAGCGTGTGACCTACAACAACGTGGAAATCGTTGACGTTCGTCCCGAGGACAACGTCATCATCGTTAAGGGTCAGGTGCCCGGCCCCAAGAACGGCCTGGTGATGATTCGCAAGAACAGCTAG
- the rpsJ gene encoding 30S ribosomal protein S10 produces the protein MTATSMASDRIRIKLKAYDYRILDKAVTEIVDTARNTGAAIAGPIPLPTEMHRTTVQKSVHVDKKSREQFEMRIHKRLLDILEPTQQTVDSLGKLSLPAGVDVEIKL, from the coding sequence ATGACTGCTACTTCGATGGCGAGTGATCGCATCAGAATTAAACTGAAGGCTTATGACTACCGCATTCTCGACAAAGCGGTGACTGAGATCGTCGATACTGCCCGGAATACCGGTGCGGCGATTGCCGGTCCCATCCCGCTTCCGACTGAAATGCACCGTACCACGGTACAGAAGTCGGTTCACGTGGACAAGAAGTCCCGTGAACAGTTCGAAATGCGCATCCATAAACGTTTGCTGGACATTCTCGAGCCGACCCAGCAGACCGTCGACTCCTTGGGCAAGCTGTCGCTTCCCGCCGGCGTTGACGTTGAAATCAAGCTTTAA
- the rpsG gene encoding 30S ribosomal protein S7, with translation MPRKGPVAKRQILPDPVYGSKLITRFINRLMLDGKKSTAERIFYQALETLAEKTKEEPLKAFEKCLDNVKPALEVKSRRVGGATYQVPMEVRPDRQLALAIRWVIAYARGRGEKGMVARLTGELLDAYNNRGGAVKKREDTHKMAEANKAFAHYRW, from the coding sequence ATGCCTCGTAAAGGTCCTGTTGCCAAGCGGCAGATTCTGCCGGATCCGGTGTACGGCAGCAAGCTCATCACCAGATTCATCAACAGGCTGATGCTCGACGGTAAGAAGAGCACTGCCGAAAGAATTTTTTATCAGGCTCTCGAGACCTTGGCCGAAAAGACCAAGGAAGAGCCCTTGAAGGCTTTCGAGAAATGCCTGGACAATGTGAAGCCCGCCCTGGAAGTCAAGTCCAGGCGCGTTGGCGGCGCCACCTACCAGGTGCCCATGGAAGTCCGCCCCGACCGTCAGCTCGCTCTGGCGATTCGCTGGGTCATTGCTTATGCTCGCGGCCGCGGCGAGAAGGGCATGGTTGCCCGTCTCACCGGTGAGCTGCTTGACGCCTACAACAATCGTGGCGGCGCCGTGAAGAAACGGGAAGATACCCACAAGATGGCTGAGGCCAACAAGGCCTTCGCTCACTACCGTTGGTAG